The Paraburkholderia hospita region CGAGCGGCGTGAGCGACGAGGCCGCGCCCGGCATCGGCCATGCGCGCGCCGCGCGGCGCACCACGTTCGCTTCGCGCGGCGACGGCTGCCCATACGGATGATCGAGGATCGGCGCGCCAGGCGTTTGCGTCCACGGATCGACGTTCAGCGGGCGCAACAGCGTCGCCGCCTTCACACTGGGCGCGACCAGCGCGGAAAGCGCCAGCCCGCCGAGCATCCGGCGACGCGGCAACGCGGGAGCGGTTTTGGATTCAGGAATCGGCGGATTGGACATGAGAGAACCGGGTGATTCGCGAGTGCGCGTCGGGCGTATTGCGACGCCACCTGCCATCGAGCAAGCGCGTCGCGCAAAATTGCAACGCGGAGCACAGCAGCAGATAAACCAGACCGACGAACAGGAATATCTGCACGGGATAGACCATCAGCCGGTTATTGACCTGGTTGGCGAGAAACGTGAACTCAGGCACGCCGACGATATACGCAAGCGACGTGTCCTTGATCAGCGACACCCACTGGTTCACGAACGACGGCGTCATGATCCGCACGGCCTGCGGCAACAGCACGTAGCGCAACGCCTGCCAGCGCGTGAGGCCCAGCGACAAAGCCGCCTGCTCCTGTCCCGCGCGGACGGCGGCGATGCCCGCCTGCACCGAATGCGACAGATACGCGCCGCCGATCAGCGCCAGCGCGCATACGACCGTCGCGAGTCCGGGCACGTCGATGTGCAGCAGCATCGGCATCAGAAAGAAGGTCCAGAAGATCAGCATCAGGACGGGAATCGCGCGGAAAAAGCCAACGACTGCTATCAGCGCGAGATGCGCCGCGCCGCGCGTCATCGACAGTGCAATGCCGCCCGCGAGTCCGACCAAAGCGGACAGCAGCGCCGACACAATCGACATCACCAGCGTCAACGCGGCCCCTCCGAGTGGACCATTCGGAAATGTGCCGAGCAGCAGATAACGCAACGTCGGCAACCAGTCGATTGCGCTCATGCGGTGCCTCGCTGCCACGCGTGCGCGCTGCGGCGCTTCCAGAGAATCAGGCCAACTTCGATCGCTGCGATGGTCGCGATATAGAGAACCGTCGCAGCGCCGAATGCCTGGAACGTCTTGAACGTTTCGGTATCGACTTGCCGCGACGTGTATGACAGTTCCGCGAGACCGATCGCCATCGTCAGCGACGAATTCTTCACGATGTTCATGTACTGCCCCGCAAGTGGCGGCGTTGCAATACGGATCGCCTGCGGCAGGATCACATAGCGGAACGTGCCGAGCGGCGCGAGTCCCAACGCGGCGGCGGCCTGATACTGCCCGTCCTTGACGCCGCGCATTCCCGCGCGAAACTCTTCACCGACGAACGTCGTCGCGTAGCAAGTCAACCCGATCCAGCCCGCGACGAACTCGAACGGCGGCCATGCGAGCGTGAAGGTCCACAACGAAAGCGTATGCGGCGTGTTGAGCCATTCCATCCAGCTTTGCGGAAGCAGGGTCGCCGCACCGAAGTACCAGAACAGCAACTGCACAAGCAACGGCGAGTTGCGAAAGACGAGCACATACAGCGCAGCAACGCGCGTAACGAAGCCGTTACGCGCGTTGCGCGCCATCGCAAGTGTGAAGCCCAGTAGCGTCGCCGACACGATCACGCACGCCGACAACAGCAAGGTCATCAAGAAGCCGTGCGCGAGCCACCCGACGTACTTCGGTTCCAGCCAGCCGTTCATACGTCGTTCAGCTCTTCTGCGGATCGCCGATCTTGAACAGACGCGGCAACGGCGCGCGGCTGGTCGGGCCGAACCACTGATCGTAGATCTTGCCCGCCGTGCCGTTCGCTTCGAGCCCCTTGAGCGTGTCATCGACCACGTTCAACAGACGCGTCTCGCCCTTCGGCACGCCCACGCCTTCATAGTCGTTGGAAATCGTGAACGGCGAAATTTCGTAGTTCGCCTTGTCCGGCACGTTCGCCAGCAGCGCGACCAGCTTGGGGCCGTCCTGCGTGATCGCCTGCACGTTGCCCGTGCGCAGCGCGGCGAATGCGAACGGCGTGTCGTCATACGCGACGATGGTCGCGCCCGGGAATTGCGCGCGAACCTGTTGCTCGTTCGTCGTGCCTTTATCGGCGCCGACGCGCAGGCTGTTCAGTTGTTGCGGCGTTTTCAGCACGCCCTTCTTCGCGATGAACTGCGTGCCCGACGCAAAATACGGCGTGCTGAAATCGACTTCTTTCTTGCGCTCGTCGGTGATCGTGAAGTTCGCGAACACCAGATCGACCTTGCCCGACTTCAGAAACGCAATGCGGTTAGCGGGATTGGTCGGCTGGATTTCGAGCTTCACGCCGAGTTTGTCCGCGACGGCGCGCGCGTAATCGACATCGAGTCCAACAATCTGATTGTTCTTCGGATCGACAAAGCCAAACGGCGGATTGCTGTCGAACGTCGCGACGCGCAGCACACCTGCTTTCTTGATGTCGTCGAGACGGTCGGCGTGCGCCGCACTGGAAGCGGCGAGCATCAACCCCATGATGACAGCGCCAGCGAATCGGATTTTCATGGTAAAGACCTTCTGATAGTTATGCGTGTAGCGGCGTGCAGCGTGCAACGGCTCATCGCCGATATCGATGATGAGCCGCGACTTTAGCAACGCCCATGCGCGCGACGAACCAATAAATCGTCACGAGCAAAGCCGTACACGTCATATGCGCCGCATCCGGCGCAATTCACTATTCAGAAGGTGCCGCCGCCTTTGCAGTCGTCACATCGCCATCCCAGCCGCCGCCCAATGCTTTCACGAGCATGACGGCGTTTTGTAGCGCGGTGCTGCTGTAATCGAGCGCGATCTTGCGGTCCTGTACTTGCGTCAGTTGCGTATCGAGCACATCGATGCGGCTCGATGTGCCCGCCGCGAAATTGCGCTGCTGGCTGGCCGCGAGTTCGCCGCTGCGCTGCGCGACGTCAGTCGATGCCGCCGCCTGGCGCGTCGCGATCTGCACCGCGCTCAGATAATCTTCGACGTCCTGGAACGCGCTCAACACCGTCTGCCGGTACGCGGCGACTTCCTGATCGTAGTTGGCACGCGCAGCGCGCACCGATGCGCTCGTCGCGCCCGCATCGAACACCGTTTGCGCAACGTCGAATCCAAGCGACCAGAAGCGCGTCGGCAACGAGACGAGATGTGCGAGCGAGGTGCCGCTCCAGCCGCCATCCGCCGAAAGCGTGATGGTCGGGAAATAGCCCGCCTTCGCGACGCCGATCTTCGCGTTGTACTGCGCGACCGTGCGCTCGGCCTGCACGACATCCGGCCGGCGCTGCAACAATGCGGACGGCAGCGAAACGGGCAGCCCAGGCAACGCGAACCGATAGTCCGCCTGCACCGGCAACGAGAACGCCGCAGGCGCTTCGCCGATCAGCACGGCAATCGCATGCTCATACTGACGGCGCGTGAGTTGCGCGCTCGCGATGCTTTCGTCGATGGCTTGCAGCGTGTTGTGTGCGGTGCGCACATCGTCATACGACGACACGCCGTGCTTGTACTTCGCTTCCGTCAGCGCGAGCAGTTCGGCGTCGATCCGTCGTTCTTCATCGAGGATAGCGAGATCGGCGTCGGCGGCTCGCACGGTGAAATAGTCGACGGCCAGTGTCGCGAGCACACTCAGGCGTTCGCCTGCCAGTTGAGCATCCGATGCCTGCGCGCTCGCCTCGCTTGCTTCGACGGAGCGCCGCACGCTGCCCCACAAATCCGGCTCCCAGCTCGCCTCCAGTTGCACCGATACGCTCTTCGACGCGTAGCTGCTGACGGTTCCGCTCGACGACACCTGTGTCGTGCTGCCACTACCCGAACGTGTACCCGAGCCTGCGAATGACACCGTCGGAAACAGGCTCGCGCGTGCCGATGCCACCTGGGCGCGCGCTGACCGATACGCCGCGTCGTACTGCGCGAGCGTCTGGTTCGCCTTCAATGCGCGCTCGCACAGATCGTTGAGCGTCTGGTCGCCGAACATCGTCCACCAGCGGCTGTCCAGCGATGC contains the following coding sequences:
- a CDS encoding amino acid ABC transporter permease is translated as MSAIDWLPTLRYLLLGTFPNGPLGGAALTLVMSIVSALLSALVGLAGGIALSMTRGAAHLALIAVVGFFRAIPVLMLIFWTFFLMPMLLHIDVPGLATVVCALALIGGAYLSHSVQAGIAAVRAGQEQAALSLGLTRWQALRYVLLPQAVRIMTPSFVNQWVSLIKDTSLAYIVGVPEFTFLANQVNNRLMVYPVQIFLFVGLVYLLLCSALQFCATRLLDGRWRRNTPDAHSRITRFSHVQSADS
- a CDS encoding ABC transporter substrate-binding protein; protein product: MKIRFAGAVIMGLMLAASSAAHADRLDDIKKAGVLRVATFDSNPPFGFVDPKNNQIVGLDVDYARAVADKLGVKLEIQPTNPANRIAFLKSGKVDLVFANFTITDERKKEVDFSTPYFASGTQFIAKKGVLKTPQQLNSLRVGADKGTTNEQQVRAQFPGATIVAYDDTPFAFAALRTGNVQAITQDGPKLVALLANVPDKANYEISPFTISNDYEGVGVPKGETRLLNVVDDTLKGLEANGTAGKIYDQWFGPTSRAPLPRLFKIGDPQKS
- a CDS encoding efflux transporter outer membrane subunit: MMDKATPTMRRVHRTIVAVAIATLCAGCAIGPDYKKPDVAVPATFKEMSSPDASGIWQQAQPDPAASLDSRWWTMFGDQTLNDLCERALKANQTLAQYDAAYRSARAQVASARASLFPTVSFAGSGTRSGSGSTTQVSSSGTVSSYASKSVSVQLEASWEPDLWGSVRRSVEASEASAQASDAQLAGERLSVLATLAVDYFTVRAADADLAILDEERRIDAELLALTEAKYKHGVSSYDDVRTAHNTLQAIDESIASAQLTRRQYEHAIAVLIGEAPAAFSLPVQADYRFALPGLPVSLPSALLQRRPDVVQAERTVAQYNAKIGVAKAGYFPTITLSADGGWSGTSLAHLVSLPTRFWSLGFDVAQTVFDAGATSASVRAARANYDQEVAAYRQTVLSAFQDVEDYLSAVQIATRQAAASTDVAQRSGELAASQQRNFAAGTSSRIDVLDTQLTQVQDRKIALDYSSTALQNAVMLVKALGGGWDGDVTTAKAAAPSE
- a CDS encoding amino acid ABC transporter permease, whose protein sequence is MNGWLEPKYVGWLAHGFLMTLLLSACVIVSATLLGFTLAMARNARNGFVTRVAALYVLVFRNSPLLVQLLFWYFGAATLLPQSWMEWLNTPHTLSLWTFTLAWPPFEFVAGWIGLTCYATTFVGEEFRAGMRGVKDGQYQAAAALGLAPLGTFRYVILPQAIRIATPPLAGQYMNIVKNSSLTMAIGLAELSYTSRQVDTETFKTFQAFGAATVLYIATIAAIEVGLILWKRRSAHAWQRGTA